The following is a genomic window from Salarias fasciatus chromosome 10, fSalaFa1.1, whole genome shotgun sequence.
TGAAGCGACTTCAGTCAGTCCCCTCGCCGCACCGATCTGCATATGTTAGCAGTTCGTCCTTGGCATGGGCATTTTGCAACACCAGGCATTTAACACAAAGTAACCCCACAGCGAGCTGTGAGGCTGTTTCCCTCTGCTGGCGAGGAAGCGGCTCTGCGGGTCAGCGCTGAGGCACTGATGTCATGTCTTTCCTCACAAAGCTCAGTGCACCTTCTCCCCTCCCTTCCTGCTGATTCCAGCTCCGTCGAACTCAGAGAAGAAGCCACACATAAACGGACACGCGTCTCCTTCGCACTTAGCAGCCAACAGCAGTAACAGTCACGGAGGTAAACAAAGTAAGTTCTTCAGTTTTAACACGTCGTCCTCTTCGATTTGGCTGCTCTGCATCTCCTTTTTTATAAGGTTTCAGAcatctttcctttctttcagtGGTGGAGGGTTACATGAAGACAGATGACAGGATGCGTTTGGCCAAAGAGAGACGCGAGGAGCGGGAGAGAAGCCTGGGTAGGTGGTCCCATTTTGCAGAGGAGCCAATAAAGAAGTTGCTTTGATATAATGAGAAGCTCTGAAATGCCTCTGGCCTCTTATTCGTCTGCAACTTCcccaaaaagtttttttggtCTGATGTCCTTCTTCCGGCACTGTAATTGGCTATAGAAGGATTTCACCAGAATTCATTTTGAGTTCACTGAGTCGTTGATGTGATGGGTTTTGTCATTTCAGAGTCCGTGACTGAGACATAGAGTAGTCCACAGAAGTAGGTCTCCCACTCTCAGATAATCCTGCAGCTCATTGTCGCGTCAGGACAAGGATTTCGAGCTTCTCCACTTAATCTTGGGTGTGACTGACACACAAAGTCAAATTCAGTGTTACACATAAAAGATTATACtggaggacagtgtgtgtgtatgtgtgtttttaaacagaataattaagaaaaaatgtttttaaaaaaatcatagtAATTTATTCTTTTGCTGGGTAATACAACAGGAGAATTAGCTGGAAACACAGCAACTACCTGACTTGATTTGGTCAAACCCGTGTGTCATCCAGCGGCCAGGGAGCAGCTGATCCGGGAGAAGGAGCGCCGAGCTCGGCTGCAGTACGAACGCACAGTGGAGGAACGCTGGAGGcgcctggaggagcagaggcagaaagaggagcTTCGCCGAGCCGctgtggaggagaagaggaggcagcagctcgAGGAGGAGAGGGTCAgccgagagaaaaaaaaacgtgtccTTGTGTGAATATCAGCGATTCTGACTTGATCATTGCCCTGAAATTGGGATTTCCTAGAATAACATGTCATATTACATGCCAAAGATTAGGAGTCAGGGTTTCGACAGAATCTGGAAGTTTTTATTTAAGTTTGCAGAGAATTTAAAATAAGTCAACTGGCTAAgagaaaggctgcagaacccCAGGCTGCCATCTGTCCAACAATCAGAGTTTTATGATGTGTCATAAACTCATTAAAGGTCAGGGCGGTTTGGCCATTCAGTCAGTAGTATCATTCGCAGCAGTTTCAAGGAAGACCCAGATATTCTTTATCAATATTAAACACTGAATTTGTTAATCCTCATCACCTCCATAGCCGCAGAATCTTTCATTACATAAAAGTGTAAATGGAGTTGATGAGCTGCGAGGTGACAGTTGAAATGTGGCGTGACGCCTTCAGGAGCGGCTGGAGGCTCTGATGAAACGCTCCCTGGAACGAagcctccagctggagcagaggaCCAAACGCTGGAGCCGGGGCTGCGCTGGAGCAGGTAGGAAAAGACTTTCTGGATGTTCATGAATGTCGTCATGGATACAAAAAGCGTCTGTAAATGGTCTGAAACACAAGGTTACGGAAGAAGCAGAAGTGTTACTTTTGTATTTCTATACAACATGATTACATAAACAGTGTGTgcgagcaggtgtgtgtgtgttgaaacgAGCTGTCTCCTGGCCTGATCATCGCCGATCCAGCTGCTGACGTACGCATGAACAGAGACGTGTGCTTGTTGACTCGCACGTCTGCACGGATGTCTGCGTTCAATAAACAACAACTTTTTACCGACCTCGACTGTTGAAATGAAGGAAATTAAATCAAAGCGGGGTGTTGCTTTGGCTCCCAACACACTGACTTTCAATCAGATCAAATTGAACTCTTTAACTGACAGCAGGTCGCAACATCCCTGCTGGtatgctctctctcctgccagATCTCCGACAGTCGGATGAGGAATTGCTCAGATAAACTGTTCATAatgctctgtctgctctgctctgctccgcccgCTGCCTATAGGTGACTGTGAGAATGTCCCACTCCCTTTCTCTGCTGCCTCCGCCTTTTCCCATGGCATTGCCTCCCCCCTTCCTGCTGTCAGCGAATCTGGTAAAGTTAAGCCCCATTGCCCTCCCAAGTACAccatccccccccctcccgtccATCCTCCGGTTGACATGTCTGAAACatgaacagaaatgtttttcattgtcTGTGAAGCTCATCTTTTAAGTTGCTCTGCTGTAGAACTTTTTATGCGTTTTTCTTTGTGCATATTTGATGCAGTGCCCCTGCAAAGCTCTGTGTACTTCAGGCTTCATTGTGTCTGTGCTCCACTGCAGCTGCTTTCATCTTGGAGTTGGGTACAGAGGTTTAAATACTCGTTTCTTGTTAAGATCTGAAGCTTTATGGTAAAACGCTGGTGATGCCAAAGCCATTCTTAACATATTATCAACctggaaacattttcagtttgtgggatttttattcTCCACTGTCCTGTACTGCATATGTACTGATATGACTGATATGCTTTCCTACTTCTGGATTAGAAACCTCTCCTTGAGTCGTTAATTTTCATAAATCTGAATGATCTTGAACACTTGGGGTGTCATTGTCACACTTTGTAGAGGTCCAAAGGGAGtttgtttcaaaatgaaagcagctAAGTGGTGCTGACATGTCCGTGTGAGCAGGCAGTTGTAGAGATTAACCACAGATGACCTAGAAGAGAAACATGTGAATTAAAAATAGACATAGATGCAGTCATGATCCCTGTGAGGTGACTGCTCGCTTGTCAGGCTGCTTTGCTGGATGAGTGACAAATGAATGAGAAGCAGAAAGCTTTTTCCTGGTTATGTGTTGAGGGTTGCTTTTGTGATTGTGAGTTTTCACAAGGTCTGTATGTGTTTCtcatttgctgttgttgtttagagtgtgtgttttgagagacACAGTGGGAATCCAGACTATTGTTTGCAGCCATTGTGCTGGCATCTGCACCCTTGCAGTTTATAGTAGTATATAGTATTTTGATTTAGTAGTATACAACCTCAAGGAGTAATTTATTTCACATCCCATAATATTTTACTCTGACTGACATCATATTGGGTGCCTCCACCCTTGATCCATCAGGACATAAAGTTCTGATCCTTATATTTCTTGCCATTGTTGTATTTCTCATGCCAACTCACTttggctgcaaaaaaaaagagtttgtaaGCTTCAGCTGAGTGCAGCACACACTGTCCAGGCTGGGTCCAGTCCGCCGTCCCAGCACTGCATCAATGACCGTCTGTCACTCGCCGCTCACGATTATTTGGTTTGATGGGCGCTGTGTTTGTCATCACGCAGCTCCCTGCAGCCCTCACAGGTCACCTTTCCGCAGCTCGCTGAACCCAGCAGATCACAGCAGGGCAGGACTTCAGGGAGGCTCTCACTCCACTCCCAATACCCCCAAGGTCAGGcgccacacacaacacagtccAGACGGGGACACACTCATGCAACGTCCGGAAAGCACCAAAGCTCTATCAAATGCGTGCTTTGCTTCTAATTGATTGAAACACTTACAGAAAGAGCGCCTgcgcagagagagaagaacTGCTTCACCCGGCTGTGGATCCCCTCTGAGGAGATCTGAATCCCCTGCAAGTGTTACCAAGCACCTGGTCTCACCTACTACCTCCAAGTAAGAGTGTTTGTTATTTATTATCAGGTTATCACTTGACTTTCTTTCACAGTATTCATTTTCATTCCTGAAATTCTGCTCGACCACAGGCTGACAACAAAGATGCGCTCCCAGTCTCCAAGCAAAGCACACCAGTACCATTATTCCCCGACGAGACATCAGCAAAACCCGTTGAGTGACAACAGCAAAGCAGATGACAAGGCGGTGGGACAAAACTGTGAACAGTCCAAGGCTGCTGAGAGCGGAGTGAAAAGCAGCGGCTCAAACGCACCTCCGCAAGTAGCAAAGAATCCAATCACTGCTGaagtaacaaaaaacaaatcctccaaaggtgaacacactgacagaaacCTGAAGGGGGACACATCTGAGAAATGTCTGTCCCCAGACCGAAATACCCAGAAATCCCCCAAAGTGGATTCCTCAGAGAAGAGAATGCAGAACAGCGCTCAGGAGGGAGACAAGAAGAAAGGTAACCTTCTCAACAAGTGCAACTTTTCTTATCCAGAACACTTGGATTGTTTTCACATCGTCTCTCCGTGTGGCAGAGCCAGCATCAAACCCGTCTGCAGGGAGGGCGGCGGCCGGCACAACAAACGCAGAGGAGGCAACCAGACTGCTGGCGGAGCGCAGGCGTCAGGCTCGAGCCCAGAAGGAACTGGAGGAcaaaaaacaggaggaagaggaggtacAGAGGTGAGTTCAGTGAAAATATCAACACTGAAACAGGAGTGAAGATGAGGACGTCTGAGTGACGAGTGTGAACCTGTTGATCAGAGcgaaggaggagcagctgaggaagcagcaggagcagctgaggaagcagcaggagcagctgaggaagcagcaggagcagcgacAGCAAGAGGAGAAAGTTCAACaagcaaaggaaagagagaaacatgAACAAGAGCTGAACAGGCTGAAGCAAGAGGAAGACAAACGAACAAGGGAGCAGCAAGAAAAGGATCTACTGgcccagacagacagagaggtgaGAAGAGCGGCGCATAACTGCCTGTCTGCCAGATGCACTGGATTTATTTGTTGTATTAATATTTTGTATAATATATCctatttaaagttttgtttgatTGTACATGTGttgaacagaaagaaaaagccaaAGTCCAAGCTCAAGAGGACGCAGTTCGTCAGCGACAAGACAGAGACCTGCTGACtcagcaagaagaggaggagcgaCAACTCAGAAAAAAGGTTAGAAACCCTGACAGGAAGTCCCGAAAAGCATTTCTGTACCACCAAAATGTGAATGGAAGCAGATTAACGTTGTCCTGCTTTCACAGAGAATTGAGGAGATCATGAAGAGAACGAGGAAGGGTGAAGCTGACCTGAAGGTACCGTGAGAGATGCTCTCTGTGCTCGTACAGTAGACCTGCTGCCTTTAACCGCCTGCTGATTGTGTGATTTAACTTTCTATTCGAAACTGATTTTTCAAGACAATGACCTTTTGTTGGTATTACCTTTATTAAATTCTATTGTTGATGATACTTTTGGTTTTGCGTCCTGATTGCCTCAAAACGTTGACTGTACCGTCTCCCCTCTGCATTGAATcagaaggaggagcaggtggaatcAAAGTGCGTCTTACCAGCAGGTCAGTGATTTATTCAGTCACCCTGCAGATCCGTTTTTAGTTTGCTTGCTgtccatgcttttttttttttttttttttcccccgcccAGCTCCCCGCTGTATGCCTTGCAGCTGTAAAAATGCAAACAGGGCATGTGTGGCCTATGATTTCCTTCATGTATGAGCTGTTTTCAAGCATGTGCAATGGTAATATATTTGATTTTGCTTGTTTGAAACCTCAATGTGGGGTGGATTGTTCAGGCTTTcttgtttttactgtcctttgagGCTGagcattcagaaaaaaaaggaaacacaacAACTTGCATATAATGTAAGTGGTATGAATGGGAAATATTTGATGGGATTTTTACAATTTATTTAATATGGAAGAGCTTCCAAGGACTTCCCTGTGTGCTGATAGCGTCCTCTTAATTGTAGAGCAGCACCATGGGAGCCGATATTAAAATTAGCCGCTCTTGAAAATGTCCTTGGGAAATTTATTCAGCACCGTCTCCTGAGGACTGTTCTGCATGGCGTGAGTTAgcactttatttattcagtccAGAATTTCTTCTCACTGTTGACATTCATTACCTGCTCGGCTCATATTTCTCTCAATGTGTGATGTACATTTTTTCGGCTGTGCTGACCCAAGTCCCGGTGCTGAGCAAATAAATTCTTTCATCAGATCGAACCCACAGGGAAATCGGTCCATTCAACTGGACAGTCTAAATAAAGTGAAGCCCACAATGATATGTTTCATTCTCTACAGGGGATGGAAAGACTAAAGCTCAGGCGAACGATCAGGGAATGAAAAAGGCGGAATGTCAGGTTCAGGAGCAGATCACAGTCCAGGTCAAAACAAATGAGAGTACAGCTGTGAAGAACAAAGCAGCAACACAGATGGAGAGTCAGAAGAAGAGCGTGCAAGTCAAAAACAACAGTCACCCTGTGACACCTGCACACGGTGTTCCTGACAGGAGACACGACTCAAGACCAGCCAGTGAGGAGGGAAGCGGCCAAGCTAACAAAGACGCCAGAGCCTGTGAGGCCAAGCAGCAGGGAAGAGAGGCGGAGCTGAATGTAAACAAGCACCACAGAGCGAACGCCAAAGTCGCAgaccaaataaataaagaagccACAAAGCTGACGGCAGATGCCAAAGTTAACCAAAGAGAGAGCGGTGTGATGAATGGAGCCGTGAAGGTTGCAGTTACTCATACAACTCATAAAAATGCTGGAGCAAGCGATCAGCAAAGCCTGAAGGTGTCAGGACCTGATGGAAAGGCTAAAGGAGGAGCCAAGCCGGAGGTGGTCAGGCCCCCGATGACGCCCCTGCCAGTGGGAAAGTTAGTGCCGCCGGTCATCAAACTGGAACCCCTCGATGTGAAACGGACGGGCTCGAGTGACGAGGTGCAGTCCATGGAGGTCAGGTGAGTTTCTTTAAAACAAACCCACaaaatcctgatttttttttttttttgtaccctAGTTATTATGTGTATTTTATGCTGTTAACGATTATATTTCAGCCCAGCCTCAAAGGAAGAACTCATTTCCATCCCAGAGTTTTCACCTGTCAATGAAATGCAGCACTCTGGCATTAGTAACACCCGGGCTCTTGAAGACCTGATGGACCTGACAGGAAGCGTCTCCTACCCCAAACTGTCCTCGGAGAGCAACGCAGGCGACTGCAACAAGAACCTCATTGAGGGCGTGGTGAGCCCCATGTCAGACTCAAAGCTGATCGGCATGTCGACTCCTTCAGCAAATAAACTCAGCATCAAGTAGTTCGTTAGGCTCTCTGACCCCCTCTCTCTTGCTTGCTTTcgttctctctttttcctctctccgtcacacacacatgcacatgatGCCACATTGTGAGTATGTGGCCTTGAGTCCTGCAGGTATGGGAACAGAGCCATAGAGATTGACTTAACAAATGACTTGCAATTTCAATAAATTATCTCTTATATACTAAATGCGTAGGAACTGACCACTGGAGTAATGTATGATCCGTTTtattgatgctgcagctttatCAGGATGAATCTGCAAAATGTGCACATATATATCTGGAAGATAGtcgctctgtgtgtgcgtgtgcgtgcgtgcgagtgTGTATGTGTAGATGTGAGACGTAATGACAAAAACGCAATTATCAGGGTTTCCAACATTGAATAAAAGCATTAACTTATATAAGCTTGATAAGGATCTCTTGTCCTGCACATAATCCTAACTCCCACTTCAGTCCCATTCATAGCAAAGTAAATATAATCTGCCTTTCCACACACCCTCCTTAGGTCAAGAGTAGTGTGCTGCTGATAAAGGAATGACTACTGCATTGTAATTA
Proteins encoded in this region:
- the map7d2a gene encoding MAP7 domain-containing protein 2a, with protein sequence MAKTVASSGAVAGEKMTPPSITLLPEKRSPTNGHSSPVRTGRSTPSNSEKKPHINGHASPSHLAANSSNSHGGKQMVEGYMKTDDRMRLAKERREERERSLAAREQLIREKERRARLQYERTVEERWRRLEEQRQKEELRRAAVEEKRRQQLEEERERLEALMKRSLERSLQLEQRTKRWSRGCAGAGDCENVPLPFSAASAFSHGIASPLPAVSESAPCSPHRSPFRSSLNPADHSRAGLQGGSHSTPNTPKKERLRRERRTASPGCGSPLRRSESPASVTKHLVSPTTSKLTTKMRSQSPSKAHQYHYSPTRHQQNPLSDNSKADDKAVGQNCEQSKAAESGVKSSGSNAPPQVAKNPITAEVTKNKSSKGEHTDRNLKGDTSEKCLSPDRNTQKSPKVDSSEKRMQNSAQEGDKKKEPASNPSAGRAAAGTTNAEEATRLLAERRRQARAQKELEDKKQEEEEVQRAKEEQLRKQQEQLRKQQEQLRKQQEQRQQEEKVQQAKEREKHEQELNRLKQEEDKRTREQQEKDLLAQTDREKEKAKVQAQEDAVRQRQDRDLLTQQEEEERQLRKKRIEEIMKRTRKGEADLKKEEQVESKCVLPAGDGKTKAQANDQGMKKAECQVQEQITVQVKTNESTAVKNKAATQMESQKKSVQVKNNSHPVTPAHGVPDRRHDSRPASEEGSGQANKDARACEAKQQGREAELNVNKHHRANAKVADQINKEATKLTADAKVNQRESGVMNGAVKVAVTHTTHKNAGASDQQSLKVSGPDGKAKGGAKPEVVRPPMTPLPVGKLVPPVIKLEPLDVKRTGSSDEVQSMEVSPASKEELISIPEFSPVNEMQHSGISNTRALEDLMDLTGSVSYPKLSSESNAGDCNKNLIEGVVSPMSDSKLIGMSTPSANKLSIK